The Eubalaena glacialis isolate mEubGla1 chromosome 3, mEubGla1.1.hap2.+ XY, whole genome shotgun sequence nucleotide sequence TAGCATTATTGGCTTTTCTTTCTTGCCAGACCTCcgacccctctctctccctttcctgtcCCTGTGTTGCTACAGTTTAGAAGACCCAGCTGAACAGTGGACTTTGCTCACTATGGTGACATGACAGCACTCAAAGTAACTGAACTAAGTGTGTGGCCATCCTAGTTTAGGGGTTCTCCGTCCACTGTCCTCCTGGAGCAGTGCAATTGTATCACTGGTTTTGTACATATCACAGATTACCTTATGCCGTCTGATTACAGGCTCTTTCAAGACAATGACTTAACTTGTTCAACTTTGTATTTTGCACAGTACCTTAAAGTGCCTTAGGGTGCTGGCACTAAATACATTTGTTAAGTATTCAGTGAATGTGTTAGCTTACTCTGGGGAGAGGGACAGGAGAAAGCCCTACAAGCACAAGTCCATAAACCCTTAGCTAGCAACAGAAGCTAATAGGTCATATGCTTCTTGCTGGAATgctgcctcattcattcattcattcattcattttgaaatacgTGTTCTGACCAAAATCAGGGATATGTATAAATTTGTGATCTATGTAGTGTTGTATCCCAGAACCTgagaatatctatatctatatatctgtcttaAGCCCTAGTGGCCACCCCTCAAATACTGGCAGCAGTATTCTAGAATAGCTGAGTATGTTCCCCTTTTCAGACTTCTCCAAGACGCCCAAAGCTATTTATGTTTTCACCCCAgtataaattatttcttatttaagcTGTTTATTCAGTAGTACTTCACTTTGAGGAAATATGTTTTGTGGTCAGCTTATTGAGAAAGATTTCCCAATGTTTCTGCCTACGTGGGTTGCCTATCTCTTGAGGTTTCAGAGGCCTCCAATTTCCTGTTCTCCTTGGGCTCAGTTGTTGGCTATGACTGTGGGCTGGCATCTCTCTTGTCAGAGTCTTGCACATTTGGAGGAAGAGGAACTGCCTGTGTGTTGACACCGTGGACAGGTCTGCGTGCACTGAGTTATGGGAGTCTGTTCTCTTGAACCAGCTCTGCCAGTAGCTTTCAGCTGTGCTTGTGTGTTGAGCGTAGCATGACTGTTTTGAAACTTGAGGATTGCCCTCACCTGACTGCATATATCCCATGATAATCCCTGAGAAAGAATTGAGATCACCGTTGGGTAAACAAAGAACTGGTACAAGATGCCAAAGATGGATGTCTGGTGAACAGCCACGGGGGATGGACACGGTGCCTTGCTCGGGAGCAGGGCTGTGTTGACTGCCCATAGGCAAGGTGTGGGTTCCCCGAGCTTCCGTTTCCTCCCGTCATGCAGCTCGCTctgtgtgcaggtgtcgcctggcCCTCTTTGCATTGCCCTGTGGTTATCGGGGCTCAGGTGACCAGTGCAAGAAAATGTGAATATTCTGGCTCCTCTTGCTGCAAGCAGTAAACGCCTTTGTTGCGGGGGTGGAAATCTTGGGGCacttttcccctcctttccatATTGCCTTCATCTCCCTGGGGCCTGATTAAAGACTACTTCCTTACAGGATCTGTGTGCCTGTCTCAGGTCTCTGAAAAGCTCGTTTGAGTGGGGCGTAGGTCATGAGCCATGGTTGCTGGGACAGCTTGCTGAGCCGGTTGTTTGGTGGCAGAGGGCAAGGCTGGGCTGCCTCCTGCCTTCAGCCTCCCACGTCCAGGCAAGTTATTGCGAGGAAAGCTTGCTGTCCAGGTGTTGAACCCAGGCTGTGATCCTATAATAGAAGTAGTAGACCTGGCAGAGAAATTAACCACTGGGCACCTAGCCCACAGCCAAGTTCCTTTTGTGTGCAAGGCACACGTGTCAGAGCATTTGTAGGTAAAGCCCACTGAGTTCAGTCGGCAGTTAGTTCACGTCTAAGCCTGGGTGGCCTCGTAGTAATTACAGCCAGGTGTCGGCTTCCTCGTTTGGCTCCTCAGTCTCAGAGCCAGGACTTTCCAGGGCAGACTAGCTCTGGGAATGGGGGGCTAAACTCGGCTCCGTAAGTGTGGGAGGGACTTGCGGGTGGGTAGCTGCTTTTCTGTGGTGACGGTTTGGTGCAAAAGACAAATCCTTTGAAGGCAAGCAACTAGGTTTTCAGCCTTATCTTTAAGATTAGTGAGGTTCCAAGTAAAGGCTGATAGTTAAGAGGAGAACAAAAGCGCTTAACTGGCCTCTAGGACTGGAGAGGCTGTTAGTTGAGGGGCTGTGTCTTAGTCCCTGTGTATTGACTCGTAGAAATGAGATGTAAGAGGAATAAATTGTCGACACCCTTCGTGTTTGTGTTTGCTTTCAGTGTCTTCCATCACAGGGAACTCTCTGCCCCCTGGGGCCGAGAGACCCCACCCTTTCCCCAAGCTGAAGCCGCAGAGCATTGAGGTACCAGCCAGATGTCTTCTCACAAAGGACCTGTGGTGGCCCAGGGCAATGGGGCTCCTGCCGGGAACAGGGAGGCTGACACAGTGGAGCTGGCTGAGCTGGGCCCCCTGCTAGAGGAGCAGGGCAAGCGGGGCGTCGCCAGCCCAACCAAAGTAAGTTGTCTCCCCTTAGGCCTATCGGTCTCCGTTTCTTAAGGTCTCGACTGTCTCCCCAAGGGACTCTCTCTACCCCAGTCCTCATCACCTGTAGTGTAACTCTTTTTATCTGTTTTCCCCAGTGTAAGCGGTTGCTTATACCCCAGTGCTTAGCACAAGACCTGAAATCCTGCAAGTGGTCAGCGCCTGTCTGTGGTTGAAGGAAGGAAGCAGTCAGGCAAGATTAGGCTGGGCTTCAtataatgaacaaacaaaaacccctgtagcgagtgaagtaagccagaaagagaaaaacaaataccatatgctaacacatatatatggaacctaaaaaaaatggttctgaagaacctagggttaggacaggaataaagacgcagacgtagagaatggacttgaggacacagggagggggaagggtaagctgggacaaagtgagagagtggcatggacatatatacactaccaaatgtaaaatagatagctagtgggaagcagccgcatagcacagggagatcagctcggtgctttgtgaccacctagaggggtgggatagggagcgtgggagggagacgcaagagggaggggatatggggatatatgtatacgtatagctgattcactttgttatacagcagcaactaacacaacagtgtaaagcagttatactccaataaagatgttaaaaaaaaaacaaacctgtagCTTTGACAAGGTAGAAGTCTCTCACGCAGAAGAATTCTGGAAGTAGCCGCTCCAGGCTGGTGTGGACGCTGCACTCGGGCAGCACCTGTCCTGCTCTTCCATCTCATTCTTAATGTGTCGCcgaggggcgggggtggaggtgggggagaagggcCCACCCTTCCTGAAAGCACCTGGCAATACTTCATGCACATCGAtgtggtcttttcattttgcctgAGCAAAATTGCAGTAGCATTGCCACCCTGAGTGAAACCAAGGACTCCGTTacggagggggagagagagaatggggggAGAGGGGGTCTATATCAGTGTGTGTCACGAAATCTAAGAGGAAGCATCACAGGAGAAAGAACAGCCGGGAGGAGGAGCTGCCGTCCGCCTCCATGGCTCGGAGCTTCTGTCCCTGGGAGGCGAGGGCTGTCGGACTGCACACTGTGTGTCAGGCCTCCGTACAGCACAGGAGGGCCTGCAGCTTCTTTCGCGGAACACTTCTGAGGCCCTGCTTCTCCTGGGAGCTGCTGTGGATGCAGAGTTTCAGTCGCGGTGGCATCCCCAGAGCCAGTGAACAGAGAACTGAACAGATTTCAATTGTTAGGGGAATCTCTGAAACTCTGTCTTTTGCATTCTTTTGAGAATTCAGTGATCTGGGAGAGAGAAATATTCGGGAAATTGGGGCAAGTTAAGAACCGCTGTCTTAGCGATAAGGGTGGGCTGTTCGGACTTACAGAGCATGTAGGCCTGGTGCGCTAGTCCCGTGTGCCTCGGGTGCCAGTGTCCATCCGTCTGTCCCCCGTGTGCTGCGTTGGGCTTTCGCTCCAGCATTTACAGAGTTGTAAACTCGTGCACTGTCATGCTGTAGGAGAAAAGGCCACAAGGCCTGTGTGTGGGAGAGAGGCTGGGCAGAGGGCAGTGAGTTGGGGTTTCTCTGGATCGCTCACTCTGGACTAGGGAACTCCTGGGGTGGGTGTGTGTTTCCTTCGTTCCTGCAGGCCGAAGAAGAGCAGGCATGCCCAGTGcctcaggaagaggaggaggaggtgcgGGTGCTGACACTGCCCCTGCAAGCCCACCATGCCATGGAGAAGATGGAGGAGTTTGTGTATAAGGTCCTGTCCTGGAAGGGGGCGGGCAGGCTCACCTGGGCTCCCCCCACCTGGCGGGCATGCACTGGGGGGAAGAGCTTTCACTCCTGTGCGTGGGCTTGGTTTTCTTTACGGTGAAGTAAATCAAGGGGAATCTGGCTAAATTTTTACTGCCTACTGTGTTGGCGTTGctcaaaatatattctaaaacaGGAGTTCTTAACTATTTTTGCTATCAGTCCCTTTGGCAGTCATCAGAATATTAGAATGTGATATAGTAACACGGGCACCTTTATTGATACGTTGAATATGCATGACAAgctataatgtattttattagaATTTATAATTTCTAAGTGGTAATGAGTAGAAACAATATTTTGATATCTGCAAAACTAGtgtatgaaaatatctgtgatttctattgGTGACAGAGTCACAAATTCTAATACTAGACTTGCTCACACTTACAACTGAGGGAAATGTTAAATTTAGTTAGAAgtgattgaaaataaaaattttttttccatccaaATTTCCAACACTGTCCATTGTCCATACGTCCCAGGTTAAGAAGCCCTGCTCTGAAAAGTCATAGGCTCAACCCAGTGAGAACTTAGCATCTAAAGGGGGGAAAGGATGGCCAGGCGGCCACCAGAGTCTCCGGGGGCAGAGGGGCAGAGgggtaaatgtatatttttaaaaccgtatatataatttctatttccttgtttTCATTCACTACATCtactgaattttaaaactcaAGTAGCTGAAAGGAGGTCCTGCCGTATTCTCTTTAAAGACTGAGAAACACTTATCTGCTTACCTAAGCATGTCCAGGTGAACTATCATGACGCAAGAACAAAGCCATTAACGAGTCGTTGGTCCTGGGGTAGCCTCGCTCGTGCTGTGTCTTGGCCTCTCTGGCCCCAGGCTGGCCCCGCCGTTCCCCGGGCCACTCTGGAGCCGGGCTGATGCCCTCCTTCACCCCTTGTCCTTGGGGAGGCTCGCGTCCTCCGGGCCCCGCTGAGAGAGTGTGTGGTTCCAGGTCTGGGAGGGGCGCTGGAGGGTCATCCCATACGACGTGCTCCCCGACTGGCTGAAGGACAACGACTACCTGCTGCACGGCCACAGGCCGCCCATGCCCTCCTTCCGGGCCTGCTTCAGGAGCATCTTCCGCATCCACACGGAGACCGGCAACATCTGGACCCACCTGCTTGGTGAGTGGTCTGCGTGGAAAATcagacttttgtctccttaaatgCCCAGGACTTGTATAGCCTTTGTccatgggaaagaaaaacaacGTGTTGTGACAGTTTGACAGCTGGCGTCGTGCCTTTAAACTACCAGTGAGCTTGCTGGGCCCTTCATCGCTGGTCTGTAAGACGGGGGCGGGGGAGCCTAGAAGCGGGAGGAGGCGACGTCCTCTGTGGTCAGAACCGTCCCCGGTGCAGGCAGCTCCTCCCACTTCATAATCCCCGTGGTAGAAACAAAACGCCAGCATTTCAGAGGATGCTCTTTCTGTCTGGGTTTGTGTGACTGGTGCCATTTTCTCCGGAAGTTGTCAACCGCGGTGCCCACAGCTCAACCTGTGGCTTTAGTGCTGGTTTAAATCATCACACGTTCCCTTTTTCCTCAGGCTTCTTTTCTCTCCGTCCTGTAGGTTTTGTGCTGTTTCTCTTTCTGGGAATCCTGACCATGCTCAGACCAAACATGTACTTCATGGCCCCCCTTCAGGAGAAGGTGGTGTTCGGGATGTTCTTCCTGGGCGCGGTGCTCTGCCTCAGCTTCTCCTGGCTCTTCCACACCGTCTATTGTCACTCAGAGAAGGTCTCTCGGACCTTTTCCAAGTGAGTGAGAAGAACATCAGTAGGGAACGACCATGCACTGTGGTCACACCTTGTGATCCAGGTGCTGGCAGGTCCTGGAAACTCCAGCAACTCCTAAAGATTCCCTGATGTGCCAGAGGAAGGGCTTTCTGTTTTGCGGGTATAAAAAGATCAGGAAGCTTTTCTCTTAAATCCTTCATGAAAGGTTTCACTGCAGCCTCCTCGACAGGTGGAGTCCAGTTGTGGGTATATTTCTCCCTGTGCAGTGCTGCCCTTTGTGAGACTTGGGGTACCAGTGGGCTGCTCTCTAGGACTGAGTACCCAGTCCTGTCCTACCTTCCTGGTGGCCCCAGCCGTTCAGGACGTGGCAAAGTTTCTGTGCTCCGTCATGCTGGTGCTCCGACCCACCAGTTCAGTAAAGCTTATCTTTGCTGCCCGCATATTGCTGGAAGCCCCAGATGTCCATCCTCTAAGGCTCTCCTTATTCCCCAGTTCTGAGCCTGGagttctgtttgtttgcttgtttttgttgttgttgttggttttggaggtgatggtgagttattttgtttttctcagtaaCACCAgtaacaaaaatacatttttatctttaaaaagtcGACTGAAACAGaacagtacaccttaaatactcCCAATTGaagggttttgtttttagaaCTCAACCTGTCAGAACTGGGGAATACTCAGAGCCCTTCCTGCGTGGAAGCTGGGGCTGGCTGGATTGTGATGGAATTCCTGAATTTAAGTATCCATGAGGGGGATGTAGCTGCTCACAACCAGGGGAAAGGGATGCAGTTCAGACGTTGCCACTGCGAAACAGAAGTGCTTGACCTCATGGGATTTTGATTCAGGATCTAGGATAGATCGTGTGGGAAgtgaggggcggggggtggtcaCATCTGAGAGCAGCTGGAGAACAGGAAGAACCAGTTTAACAAGCCCTACGAGGTCTTCACTTCTCCCATTGACCCGGTTCATTTTGTGGCTCTTTTTAGACTGGATTACTCAGGGATTGCCCTGCTGATTATGGGGAGCTTTGTCCCCTGGCTCTATTACTCCTTCTACTGCTCCCCACAGCCGCGGCTCATCTACCTCTCCATCGTCTGTGTCCTGGGCATCTCTGCCATCATTGTGGCACAGTGGGACCGGTTTGCCACTCCTAAGCACCGGCAGACAAGAGCAGGTGGGTCAGAAGACAGAGCACAATACCTCATAGGTATTTGGACCTTGAGGCCAAGGTGGTCAACCCTGGGCCGCCATCCAGACCCTGATCTGTGTTTAGAACTTTCAAAACAGCGTGCATTTTCAAAGCTCAGTTCTCCCCCAAGTTTCATACTATTTCAGTAAAATGTTAATGGGACAGATAATTACCAACCTGGTCAATGAGCTACAAGTGTAGAAATGACTGCTCTTATATTTGGTTTGAGGAAgttaaaaaatgtacaaagcaGTCATTTTAGTGACCTCAGGGTCACTGAGCTCAGTCCTGAGCTCAAACCAAGGGGCTAAAATTAAACCACCCAAAGTTATTTTACTAAGGGAATGGAAGGCTTGGCTTGGTAAATAAAAATACCTTGGGCATAAACACTGTTACCAAGTAACGCGATAGCTGTGAGCATAAACATCTTCCTGTTGTCTCATCCAGACTCGAGCTTTATTACTCGCAGCAACACATCAATTAGCACTAGTCTTCGGTCCCTTTAGACTTAACATCTGCTGTGTTTTAACcttcatttaaaagaattaagtACTCATCAAGTGCCAACCATGTGCCAGACTGATGCTTTACCAAGGCCGTCTGCAGAAATGGAGAGGCGGTCCCTGCCCTGCGGTTGCGTGTAGGGCGGTGGTGTTGAGCCGGCACCCACCCGTTCTGTCCGTCCCTTTACTTACTTTGTGTCCAGAGGCCACTGACGACTTCTAATCTGGGTCTGTCTGTCTCCTCAGGAGGTCAGGGTCCTGATCTTAATGGGAAACCTGTCTTGCTCCTCCCTGGCTGGCAAACCACCTGAGGCCTCACCATGTCGGTTCTGTACCCAAGGCAGCCATCAGGAGGTTCTGACCTACATGGTCGCCTAGGCTGCTTCACGGATAATAAAGAATGTGAGACGTTCGTTCTTGGCGCTCCTTAGGAGGGAATAGCTATATCAGCATCTACACAGCCTTCTTCCCATTCTGAATGTTAAAGAAATATCTGCTGAGTGTTCTCCATCTTGCGCTAAGTTTCCTGAACATGTACTGTTCACCAGAAAGAGCTCATCAGAGTGAGACAGCAGTGCCTTCCAAGCAGCACTGTTTCCATGCCTGACGCTCTGGGTCTGCTTTGTTCAGGGGTGTTCCTGGGGCTTGGCTTGAGCGGCGTCGTGCCCACCATGCACTTTACAATCGCGGAGGGCTTTGTCAAGGCCACCACGGTGGGCCAGATGGGCTGGTTCTTCCTCATGGCTGTGATGTACATCACCGGAGCCGGCCTTTATGCCGCGCGGATTCCTGAGCGCTTCTTCCCTGGAAAATTCGACATATGGGTAAGAAACGATGCTTCAGCGGGGCCTGTGGTGGTGAGACGGGCCCACAGGTAGAGCTCGGAGTCAGAGGCTGTGAGAGACATGGGTCAGGTAGTGTCTGGGGGTGCACACGAGTTCCTACATGCATGTCCATGCGTGTAGGTGGGAGAATGGCGGGGAGGGGAGTGACCAATAGTAACATTTTGGTATATCCCTGACagggcttaaaaattttttttctccaacaaaTTTATCACTTTTATGATGTAAAAAATTTTAGGGAGGAACGAGGAGAGGCGAGTGCCTTCTCCACTTCCTCCAGCCTTCCCTGCCGTCACCCTGAGGCCCCTCTCTTGTGTCCCTGCAGTTCCAGTCTCATCAGATCTTCCACGTCCTGGTGGTGGCAGCCGCCTTCGTCCACTTCTACGGGGTCTCCAACCTTCAGGAGTTCCGATACGGCCTGGAAGGAGGCTGTACTGACGACTCCCTCCTCTGAGCCGCCCCACAAGGGCACAGCAGGAACTTCCCAAgtgcttttaaaataacttctttgCTGAAGTGAGAGGAAGAGTCTGAGTTGTCTTGTTTCTAGAAGAAACCTCTTAGAGAATTCAGTACCAACCGAGCTTCAGCCCACTTCACACTCACTGGGCAATAAACTCTCCATTCCCTCGCTGAGAGCAGTGGGGATGGGCAGACGTGGCCGCGCCCCCCTCGGTAGGGCAACTACTGTCCCCTCACAGAGACGGGGCTTTGAAGCTCATGTTGAGATTTTACCCCTCCTCCAACCATTCTGGGGAAAAATGATGGACTGGGACTTTTCAGAAATTCTGTTTCTGGAAGAAActgtccctccctcacccccgtCTTGACTTTGTAACCTGGCTTATAACAGGCCATCCGTTTTTGTAGCACACTTTTGAAAAACAGTTATAACCTCGTCCATCTTTCTAGGGCCTGGACCTGCTCACACAGCAGGAAGAGCAAAGCCACCAACTTTTACACAGCCGGCTAATCATGGAAGTGTGTCCAGGCTTCAAATAACTTGAGttttaatgttttcttggcaGAGTAATGTAAAATTAAAGTGGGGaaagatatttaatatttaatactaagctttaaaaagaaacctGCTATCATTGCTATGTATCTTGATGCAAAGACTATGATGATAATAAAAGAGTACAGAAGACACTTGGCATTCAAAGATTTAACATGTGTGGTCTCAGCTATTTGCACATAAGTCCAAAGGATTAAAACCAGTAAAATCATTTCAGATTCTGCTGAGGCACAAATCTGAATCATAGGTATTGACAGGCTGGTATGTGCGGGCCAGCGAATGAGCCTAACTGAATTCCTAGCATCTGCTCCTCCAGACCGCTTTACGTGTCTCTACTTAGCCCAGACATTTCCTGGAGAAGTTAGTATGCTGTAGTAGTGTTCAGTAATTAGAAGATATCTGCCTTGTGAACATCAAAGGCCTACTACATAATATTAATACTTTAGACTTCAGTTCTTTTAAAACTGCCCTGATTAAGGTGGTCTCGTCAAGAGGTTATTCCATGCCTTTTTGTGCCTTTGCAAATGGTCCTCAGCCTGACAACGAGTTCTGTTCATTGGATGCAAAAGGCCTGCAGTAGTCACTTCTGAGCTAGTGTAGGCATTGGatgggagtcttttttttttttttaatttaatttctggctacgccaggtcttagttgcagcacgagggatcttcgttgcagcatgcagacttcttagttgcagcatgtggactcttagttgcggcatgtatgcgggatctagttccctgaccagggattgaacccaggccccttgcatttagagcgcggagtcttacccactggaccaccagggaagtccccagatgggAATCTTCTTGAGTTACAGAGTTGGGTTCACTTTAAGGGTCAAGTCTGTACAACTAGGAGAATAAGTGATCCTTTCAAAAAATAATCCAACTAGGCCAACAAGTCTCTACCTCCGGTggtaatcagggaaatgtaaattaaaaccaaactGATAAACCATTTCACTCCTACCAGATTGGCACAAATTAAAAGTTCTAAGACTGAGTGTTGATATGGATGTGGAGCAGACCAGATGCTGCTGGTGGAACCGTACATAGTAGGACCACTTTGGACATGGTGGAGTATACATGTTACAACATTCAAACATTACATGAAACAATACAATGTGAGATGCATCTGATATCTATCCTAggttacttcatttaaaaaatgctggttctggggtttccctggtggcacagtggttgagaatccgcctgccaatgcaggggacacgggttcgagccctggtccgggaagatcccacatgccgcagagcaactaagcccgtgtgccgcaattactgagcctgcgctctagagcccgcgagccacaactactgggcctgagagccacaactactgaagcccacgcacctagagcccgtgctctgcaacgagaggccaccgcagtgagaagcctgtgcaccgcagcgaagagtggcccctgctcgccgcaactagagaaagcccacgcacaacgacgcagccaaaaataaatttttttaaaaatgctggttCTGACCCACTAAGTTGTTTCATAACTCATCAATGGGTCACAACtcacattttgaaaaacattacCCTTGAAAAACTTAGCTTGTACTAACAGATTCATTGTAGCTTTGCATAGTAGCAACATACTGCAGACAAGCCAACTGTCCAGAACTTTGAGTGGAAAAATAAATCTTGGTTTATTCTTATGATGAAACACTATTTAGCAGTGAGAGCTAGTTACAGTGATGGCAACATGGTTGAATCTCAAGATTCGGAGGAGGGAGTGGGGCTACTTGGAGTAATACGTCTGGTGTGATTGCACTGATGTACTGTTCAGAAATGTGCAAAGTTAATGATAGCTTAAGGGTATAAACAtggtaaatactttaaaaaaggaaatgttaatTCAGAAAAATGGTTACCTCTGAAGGGGAAAGGACAGGGTAACATACTGGGTATTTCTAAAGTAAAGCTGATATTTATTAAATTGGAGTTGCATACCTGGGTGTTCTTCATACTGTGATCACTTTTTCTTGCATATATAATAAGTCTATCTGTTTActgcaaaacatttttaagtttaaaaaagtagTTAGGGAGCTGATAGCAGAAGTCTCAAACTGCTGACCTGCAGGCCGCAAACATTCACAAACGTGACCTGTTCGGAAACAATCAACCTCGGCCCAATAGCGGCTGTGTCTTTACAGAAGGCTGCACTCTCAGGTTCATCCTCGGCCCTACCCAGCGGTGTGGTCACCTGCCTGGCCCCTGGAGGCATCTGAGTTTGCAACCACTAGTATAGAAAGAACTGGAAGGAAACGAACCACATCTGGTCCAACTCCATCCATGTTGTACTTGAGGAAATATGAGACCCACAGCAATTGGTGAGACCCCATGTGTATGTGCTTCCTCATCTTCCAGTAGACAGGACCAGGGAAACAGTCTGAGCGAGACATCTTCTTTGATGTCTTGAGCATCTTCTTTGtacttttcatgttcttttatgtctttatttttaaccctGTTAAGTAGGTGGTATTATCCCAttccacagatgaagaaattaaggccCCAAAAGACCAAGACTTTTTCACAAGATGACAGACAGGATTGCAGTATCTGAATCCAGATCATTCTGACTTAAACCCCAGGTTCTAAAGCCTCAGATCATTTAAAAATCCTGATTTCACTATCCCTTACCTTTACCAAAACTGCTAACTAGCAGCAGGTGAATATTACCTTCTCTAACTGCATGCTATGGTTCATTCACTTCCTAAATACTTGTTGAGGACCTGCG carries:
- the ADIPOR1 gene encoding adiponectin receptor protein 1 isoform X1; amino-acid sequence: MSSHKGPVVAQGNGAPAGNREADTVELAELGPLLEEQGKRGVASPTKAEEEQACPVPQEEEEEVRVLTLPLQAHHAMEKMEEFVYKVWEGRWRVIPYDVLPDWLKDNDYLLHGHRPPMPSFRACFRSIFRIHTETGNIWTHLLGFVLFLFLGILTMLRPNMYFMAPLQEKVVFGMFFLGAVLCLSFSWLFHTVYCHSEKVSRTFSKLDYSGIALLIMGSFVPWLYYSFYCSPQPRLIYLSIVCVLGISAIIVAQWDRFATPKHRQTRAGVFLGLGLSGVVPTMHFTIAEGFVKATTVGQMGWFFLMAVMYITGAGLYAARIPERFFPGKFDIWFQSHQIFHVLVVAAAFVHFYGVSNLQEFRYGLEGGCTDDSLL
- the ADIPOR1 gene encoding adiponectin receptor protein 1 isoform X2, whose protein sequence is MSSHKGPVVAQGNGAPAGNREADTVELAELGPLLEEQGKRGVASPTKVWEGRWRVIPYDVLPDWLKDNDYLLHGHRPPMPSFRACFRSIFRIHTETGNIWTHLLGFVLFLFLGILTMLRPNMYFMAPLQEKVVFGMFFLGAVLCLSFSWLFHTVYCHSEKVSRTFSKLDYSGIALLIMGSFVPWLYYSFYCSPQPRLIYLSIVCVLGISAIIVAQWDRFATPKHRQTRAGVFLGLGLSGVVPTMHFTIAEGFVKATTVGQMGWFFLMAVMYITGAGLYAARIPERFFPGKFDIWFQSHQIFHVLVVAAAFVHFYGVSNLQEFRYGLEGGCTDDSLL